One Bufo gargarizans isolate SCDJY-AF-19 chromosome 3, ASM1485885v1, whole genome shotgun sequence DNA segment encodes these proteins:
- the LOC122932585 gene encoding aquaporin-5-like, whose amino-acid sequence MRNEICSLAFVRAVFSEFLATLIFVFLGLGSALNWPSALPTVLQISIAFGLAIGTLVQTFGHVSGAHINPAVTVAFLLGSHISILRAVFYIVAQLVGAIAGAGILHALAPAQVRGNLAINQVSAGSPGLALVVELILTFQLVLCIFASTDSRRTDNVGSPALSIGLSVTLGHLLGIYFTGCSMNPARSLGPAAITGIFTDQWVFWIGPLVGGILASLFYNYLLYPYNKSLSDRIAVLKGTYEPEEELWDNKQDHKRQSVELYSAHPLPKVTEKF is encoded by the exons ATGAGGAATGAAATTTGCTCCTTAGCTTTTGTCCGGGCGGTATTTTCAGAGTTTTTGGCCACcttaatatttgtatttttgGGATTGGGGTCTGCCCTCAATTGGCCATCAGCTCTCCCTACTGTATTACAGATCTCTATAGCTTTTGGCCTGGCCATTGGAACCTTGGTACAAACATTTGGACATGTGAGTGGGGCCCATATAAATCCAGCTGTCACAGTAGCGTTCCTGTTGGGGTCTCACATCTCTATTCTACGTGCAGTGTTCTACATAGTTGCCCAGCTTGTTGGAGCAATTGCAGGAGCTGGTATCTTACATGCGTTGGCTCCTGCTCAAGTCCGTGGAAACCTGGCCATCAATCAG GTATCTGCCGGATCCCCGGGTCTGGCACTTGTTGTGGAGCTAATACTGACGTTCCAGCTGGTCCTCTGCATCTTCGCGTCCACAGACAGCAGGCGAACCGACAACGTAGGGTCACCAGCTTTGTCCATTGGGCTTTCTGTGACTCTTGGACATCTCCTGGGG ATTTACTTCACTGGATGCTCAATGAACCCAGCTCGATCCCTCGGCCCTGCAGCCATTACTGGAATCTTTACTGATCAATGG GTATTCTGGATTGGACCTCTTGTTGGTGGAATTTTGGCTTCACTCTTCTACAACTACCTCCTGTACCCATACAACAAGAGCCTGTCTGATAGAATCGCTGTCCTGAAAGGTACATATGAACCGGAGGAGGAGTTATGGGACAACAAGCAGGATCACAAGAGGCAATCAGTGGAGTTGTACTCTGCCCACCCTCTGCCTAAAGTCACAGAGAAGTTCTAA